In Flammeovirgaceae bacterium 311, one DNA window encodes the following:
- a CDS encoding guanylate kinase (COG0194 Guanylate kinase) produces the protein MHQGKAIIFSAPSGSGKTTIVKHLLNTNPILGFSISACTRDKRGRNEQNGKDYYFLTPEEFKQKIDQNSFVEWEEVYPGNFYGTLKSEIERIWSEGRHVIFDVDVKGGLHLKEYFGDNGLAIFVKVPSLEVLTQRLRDRKTESDNALSQRLFKAQFEMKFENQFDITLVNEELETSLQKAQELVDAFLANGMPAVKSVAL, from the coding sequence ATGCATCAAGGCAAGGCCATCATTTTCTCCGCACCTTCGGGTTCTGGCAAAACTACCATTGTAAAACACCTGTTGAATACAAACCCCATTCTGGGGTTTTCTATTTCTGCCTGTACCCGTGATAAACGCGGACGCAATGAACAAAATGGAAAGGATTACTACTTTCTTACCCCTGAAGAGTTCAAGCAAAAGATCGATCAGAACTCCTTTGTAGAGTGGGAAGAGGTGTATCCCGGTAACTTTTACGGCACTCTTAAATCAGAAATAGAACGTATCTGGTCAGAAGGCCGGCATGTTATTTTTGATGTGGACGTAAAAGGAGGCCTGCACTTAAAGGAATACTTTGGAGACAACGGGCTGGCCATTTTTGTAAAGGTACCCTCTCTGGAAGTGCTTACCCAGCGCCTGCGCGACAGGAAAACAGAATCTGACAATGCGCTCTCCCAGCGCTTGTTCAAGGCCCAGTTCGAGATGAAATTCGAAAACCAGTTTGATATTACCCTGGTAAACGAGGAGCTGGAAACTTCCCTGCAAAAAGCACAGGAACTGGTGGATGCTTTTCTTGCAAATGGTATGCCAGCCGTTAAGTCAGTGGCATTATGA
- a CDS encoding ribosome recycling factor (COG0233 Ribosome recycling factor) — translation MEEEIQLRLEEARDLMQKTLEHTSSELTKIRAGKAQPNMLDDVRVDYYGSPTPVSQVATVNTPDARSIVVRPFEKKMLSTIERAIINSDLGLSPQNDGEIIRLNLPPLTEERRQGLVKQAKQEIEQGKISIRTIRKDANNHLTKLQKEGVSEDQVKRGQDQVQQLTDQFIEKIDELFAKKEKDIMTV, via the coding sequence ATGGAAGAAGAAATCCAGTTACGCCTGGAAGAAGCCCGGGACCTGATGCAAAAAACCCTTGAGCACACCAGCAGTGAGCTTACTAAAATCAGGGCTGGTAAAGCCCAGCCTAACATGCTCGACGATGTGCGTGTTGATTATTATGGCTCCCCTACCCCTGTGAGCCAGGTAGCCACTGTTAACACACCGGATGCCCGCAGTATTGTTGTACGTCCGTTCGAGAAGAAAATGCTAAGCACCATCGAAAGGGCCATTATTAACAGCGATCTTGGCCTGAGCCCGCAAAACGACGGTGAGATCATTCGCCTGAACCTCCCTCCGCTTACTGAAGAGCGGCGGCAGGGACTGGTAAAGCAGGCAAAGCAGGAGATTGAGCAGGGCAAAATCAGCATTCGCACCATTCGCAAAGATGCCAACAACCACCTGACCAAACTGCAGAAAGAAGGTGTTTCTGAAGACCAGGTAAAGCGTGGACAGGACCAGGTGCAGCAGCTTACCGATCAGTTCATTGAAAAGATCGACGAGCTCTTCGCGAAAAAGGAGAAAGATATTATGACCGTATAG
- a CDS encoding RNA polymerase sigma factor RpoE (COG1595 DNA-directed RNA polymerase specialized sigma subunit, sigma24 homolog), which translates to MIENEDWEPTGQDYSDEDRSEENRYPNKSKDEDDNDDAADTNDTEENQLTEEATEGDIPVERYSEKQKMRIFDGEFLPHIDAMYNFAFRLTFDEDDAKDLVQETYLKAFRFINSFEEGTNAKAWLFRILKNSFINDYRKKSKEPAKVDYNDVESYYNSEDAQVEMTTDLRVESLRDMIGDEVSNALNSLAVDFRTVIILCDLEGFTYEEMAKILDIPIGTVRSRLHRARNLLKDKLRSYAQSMGY; encoded by the coding sequence ATGATTGAGAACGAAGATTGGGAGCCAACAGGACAGGATTATTCAGATGAAGATCGCTCTGAGGAGAATCGTTATCCCAATAAATCAAAAGATGAGGATGATAACGATGATGCTGCGGATACGAATGACACTGAAGAAAACCAGTTAACAGAAGAAGCAACTGAAGGTGATATCCCTGTAGAACGCTACTCCGAAAAGCAAAAGATGCGCATCTTTGATGGTGAGTTTTTGCCACATATCGATGCGATGTATAACTTTGCTTTTAGGCTTACCTTTGATGAGGACGACGCAAAAGACCTCGTGCAGGAAACCTACCTCAAGGCTTTCCGTTTTATAAATTCATTTGAGGAAGGAACCAATGCAAAAGCATGGCTGTTCCGGATATTGAAAAACAGCTTCATTAATGACTACCGGAAAAAGAGCAAAGAACCGGCTAAGGTAGACTATAATGATGTTGAATCGTACTATAATTCGGAAGATGCCCAGGTAGAGATGACCACCGATCTAAGAGTGGAATCGCTGCGGGATATGATTGGCGATGAGGTGTCGAATGCACTGAATTCGCTGGCGGTAGACTTCCGCACCGTTATCATCCTCTGCGACCTGGAAGGGTTTACCTATGAGGAGATGGCGAAAATACTGGATATCCCTATTGGTACGGTACGCAGCCGGCTTCACCGGGCGCGTAACCTGCTTAAGGATAAACTTCGTTCTTATGCACAATCAATGGGTTATTAA
- a CDS encoding hypothetical protein (COG0697 Permeases of the drug/metabolite transporter (DMT) superfamily), whose protein sequence is MLNSAYLCGMQKYKVHGALTAVGMIYGVNYSIAKEVMPHYIQPFGFTLLRVGAATFLFWCYHFIHGGESIDIKKNLPRLLLCAVLGVSANQLFFLAGLNLTSPINAALIMTVTPVLVLLSSALLLKERVTAKKALGIGLGLSGAVLLVLQQGESTAQGGMLGDILIFLNASSYGLYLVLVRPLMQRYKAATIVKWIFLFGFFMVLPFGWEEFSSTSWQTIPPLIWLAIIYVVVFTTFVAYMLNAWTLRYVNSSVVGIYIYLQPIFASFTAVLLQQDQLTPQKLLFSLLIFSGVYLVSRK, encoded by the coding sequence ATGCTAAATTCCGCCTACCTTTGCGGCATGCAGAAATATAAAGTTCACGGAGCACTTACAGCCGTGGGCATGATTTACGGAGTAAACTACAGCATTGCCAAGGAGGTAATGCCACACTATATTCAACCCTTTGGTTTTACCCTGCTAAGGGTTGGTGCTGCCACCTTTCTGTTTTGGTGTTATCATTTTATTCATGGCGGAGAATCCATAGACATTAAAAAGAACCTGCCCCGCCTGCTCCTGTGTGCAGTTTTAGGAGTTTCTGCAAACCAACTGTTCTTTTTAGCCGGCCTTAACCTTACCTCTCCCATAAATGCTGCCCTGATCATGACGGTTACACCTGTGTTGGTGCTCCTCTCCTCTGCCCTGCTGCTGAAGGAACGAGTCACCGCAAAGAAAGCGCTGGGCATAGGCCTTGGACTTTCAGGTGCCGTATTACTGGTACTCCAGCAGGGGGAGAGTACAGCCCAGGGAGGCATGTTGGGAGATATCCTGATTTTCCTGAATGCCAGCTCCTATGGACTATACCTGGTGCTGGTACGACCGCTGATGCAGCGCTATAAAGCAGCAACAATCGTAAAATGGATTTTTCTATTTGGCTTCTTTATGGTTTTGCCCTTTGGCTGGGAGGAGTTCAGCAGTACCAGCTGGCAAACCATACCACCGCTCATCTGGCTGGCCATTATATATGTAGTGGTTTTTACAACATTTGTTGCCTATATGCTGAATGCCTGGACACTCCGCTATGTAAACTCCTCGGTGGTAGGCATCTATATTTACCTGCAACCGATCTTCGCCAGCTTTACGGCTGTGCTGCTGCAGCAAGACCAGCTAACTCCCCAGAAATTACTATTCAGCCTGCTGATTTTCTCCGGTGTGTATCTGGTAAGCCGTAAATAA
- a CDS encoding ATPase AAA (COG2256 ATPase related to the helicase subunit of the Holliday junction resolvase), whose product MNLFDQSPSQAPLAERMRPQRVDEVVGQGHLLSPDASLRKLIEAGQVPSMIFWGPPGVGKTTLASLIANYTQAAFFTLSAISSGVKEVREVIEKAKNRSRTILFIDEVHRFNKSQQDALLAAVEKGIITLIGATTENPSFEVNQALLSRCQVYVLKSLEIEDLKALVLRALQEDKKLAARKLEVGEWDALLRLSGGDARRLLNLLELTADSLPPSKKLIKDDDVVAVSQQRLSRYDKSGEQHYDIISAFIKSMRGSDPNAAVYYLARMIEGGEDVKFIARRMLILASEDIGNANPTALVIATNTFQAVTVIGYPEAEIILSQCAVYLACSAKSNASYKAIKEARQLVQKTGDLPIPLYLRNAPTKLMKDQGYGKGYQYAHDYEQNFAAQEFLPDDLMGTKLYEPGQNAREHEMRQKLRQLWKEKYGY is encoded by the coding sequence ATGAATCTGTTTGACCAATCTCCCTCACAAGCTCCCCTGGCCGAACGTATGCGTCCCCAGCGCGTAGACGAAGTGGTAGGCCAGGGGCATTTGCTTTCCCCGGATGCATCGCTGCGAAAACTCATAGAAGCAGGCCAGGTGCCCAGCATGATCTTCTGGGGCCCTCCCGGTGTGGGAAAAACAACACTGGCCAGCCTGATTGCAAACTACACCCAGGCAGCCTTTTTTACCCTAAGTGCCATTAGCAGCGGGGTTAAAGAAGTGCGGGAGGTAATCGAAAAAGCTAAAAACCGCAGCCGTACTATTCTCTTTATTGATGAGGTGCACCGCTTCAATAAAAGTCAGCAGGATGCGCTACTGGCAGCTGTGGAAAAAGGCATTATTACCCTTATTGGTGCCACCACCGAAAACCCGAGTTTTGAAGTAAACCAGGCTCTGCTTAGCAGATGCCAGGTGTATGTGCTCAAATCGCTGGAGATCGAAGATTTAAAGGCACTGGTATTAAGGGCCCTTCAGGAAGATAAGAAGCTGGCTGCCCGTAAGCTGGAGGTAGGAGAGTGGGATGCTTTGCTCAGGCTTAGCGGTGGCGATGCCCGCAGGCTGCTCAACCTGCTGGAGCTTACGGCAGACAGCCTACCCCCAAGCAAGAAGCTGATAAAAGATGATGATGTAGTAGCCGTTTCGCAGCAGCGCCTCTCACGCTACGACAAAAGTGGCGAACAGCATTATGATATTATTTCAGCCTTCATTAAATCAATGCGCGGAAGCGACCCCAATGCTGCCGTTTACTACCTGGCCCGCATGATAGAAGGAGGGGAGGATGTAAAGTTTATTGCCAGAAGAATGCTTATTCTGGCATCTGAAGATATTGGCAATGCCAACCCTACCGCGCTGGTAATTGCCACCAATACTTTTCAGGCGGTAACGGTAATAGGGTATCCGGAGGCAGAGATCATTCTTTCGCAGTGTGCTGTGTACCTGGCCTGCTCGGCCAAAAGTAATGCAAGCTATAAAGCTATCAAGGAAGCCCGCCAGCTGGTGCAGAAAACAGGTGATTTACCCATACCGCTTTACCTGCGCAATGCACCAACCAAGCTTATGAAAGACCAGGGCTACGGCAAGGGCTACCAGTATGCGCACGATTATGAGCAAAATTTTGCTGCCCAGGAGTTTTTACCCGATGATTTAATGGGGACTAAGCTCTATGAGCCCGGGCAGAATGCCCGCGAACATGAAATGCGGCAGAAACTGCGGCAACTATGGAAAGAAAAGTACGGCTACTAA
- a CDS encoding glycosyltransferase (COG0463 Glycosyltransferases involved in cell wall biogenesis), whose amino-acid sequence MWADEVLVVDSYSTDATIEIAQSYNIRVVQHKFENYSKQRNWAIRQATHDWIFMLDADERVSPALKEEILSLLQTAPSCPAYEIKRHNYLMGKRIRYSGWQNDWVSRLFNRRQADYGNKPVHEKLVVNGKTGSLKQPLLHYTYKSLESFLDKHNNYSRASAKDLAADGKNINYYHLMIKPAFRFFRSYILKLGLLDGKEGLFIACLNGWNVYMRHTIAWRLQKEKQSNQPLKVLHLSSETSWRGGEQQIAYLIEELSALGVDNIVACQKGSPFEAYCQKKGIPYISLSFRNSFDLTTSLGVKQLCSREKADLVHIHSSKSHGVAILADMMGNKLPLILSRRVDFPPKSNVFTSQKYNYPRIRRILCVSEAIRQVMLPHIVEKEKVHTVYSGIDLKKFDSPQPANYLRTQFEISRQQLLVGNISAIAPHKDYYTFVDTAEELLRRKLPLKFLIIGKGPEEAAIKAYVQNKGLQEQIYFPGFLNNIQQILPELDIFLMTSETEGLGTTLLDAFAAKVPVVATRAGGIPEIVRHEQTGLTAAVKDVQGLANAVELLVKQEEYRKQLSEQAYSFVKSFDKKQTALQTLQHYQQVLEEKRQLQLQLHSLPMP is encoded by the coding sequence TTGTGGGCAGATGAGGTACTGGTTGTAGATTCTTATAGCACCGATGCTACGATAGAGATTGCCCAATCCTATAACATCAGGGTGGTGCAGCATAAGTTTGAAAATTACAGCAAACAGAGGAACTGGGCTATCCGGCAGGCAACACATGACTGGATTTTTATGCTCGATGCCGACGAACGTGTTAGTCCGGCTCTGAAAGAAGAAATCCTTTCCTTACTGCAGACAGCCCCAAGCTGTCCGGCATATGAGATAAAGCGCCACAATTACCTGATGGGCAAACGCATACGGTACAGCGGCTGGCAAAACGACTGGGTATCCCGACTTTTTAACCGCAGGCAGGCAGATTATGGCAACAAACCAGTACATGAAAAGCTGGTGGTAAATGGCAAAACGGGCAGTCTGAAACAGCCCTTGCTGCACTACACCTACAAAAGCCTGGAATCATTTCTCGATAAACACAACAATTACAGCAGGGCATCAGCCAAAGACCTCGCTGCAGACGGTAAAAACATCAACTATTACCATCTGATGATCAAACCAGCATTCCGGTTCTTTCGGTCGTACATACTGAAACTGGGATTATTGGATGGAAAGGAAGGCCTCTTCATCGCCTGTCTTAACGGCTGGAATGTATATATGCGGCATACCATCGCCTGGAGATTACAAAAGGAGAAGCAATCGAACCAGCCGTTAAAAGTACTACACCTAAGCAGTGAAACCTCCTGGCGTGGTGGTGAGCAACAAATCGCTTACCTGATAGAAGAGCTATCGGCACTGGGTGTCGACAATATAGTGGCTTGCCAGAAAGGATCTCCATTCGAAGCATACTGCCAGAAAAAAGGTATTCCCTACATCAGCCTTTCGTTCAGGAATTCTTTTGATTTAACAACCTCCTTAGGTGTAAAGCAGCTCTGCAGCAGGGAAAAAGCCGACCTGGTGCACATCCATAGCTCAAAATCACATGGGGTAGCCATTTTGGCAGATATGATGGGCAACAAACTGCCGCTCATTCTGAGCAGGCGGGTTGATTTCCCTCCCAAATCTAATGTGTTCACCAGCCAAAAGTATAACTACCCGCGCATCAGGCGTATTCTGTGTGTTTCAGAAGCCATCAGGCAGGTAATGCTGCCGCATATTGTGGAAAAAGAGAAAGTGCACACCGTGTACAGCGGCATTGATTTGAAGAAATTTGACTCCCCGCAGCCCGCGAACTACCTGCGCACGCAATTTGAAATTTCCAGGCAGCAGCTGCTGGTTGGAAATATTTCCGCAATAGCCCCTCATAAAGATTATTACACCTTTGTAGATACTGCTGAGGAATTACTCAGGCGAAAACTGCCCCTGAAATTTCTAATCATCGGTAAGGGTCCTGAAGAGGCTGCCATCAAAGCATATGTACAGAATAAAGGGCTGCAGGAGCAGATATACTTCCCCGGATTTCTGAACAACATTCAGCAGATACTCCCTGAGCTTGATATATTTCTGATGACTTCGGAAACAGAAGGACTGGGGACTACGCTACTGGATGCATTTGCAGCAAAGGTACCGGTAGTGGCTACCAGAGCAGGGGGCATCCCGGAAATTGTACGGCATGAACAAACAGGTTTAACAGCTGCCGTAAAAGATGTCCAGGGTCTGGCCAATGCAGTAGAACTGCTCGTGAAGCAGGAAGAGTACAGAAAGCAGCTTAGCGAGCAGGCTTATTCTTTTGTAAAATCTTTCGACAAAAAGCAAACTGCCCTGCAGACCCTGCAACATTATCAGCAAGTACTGGAAGAAAAAAGACAGCTGCAGTTGCAACTGCATTCGCTGCCCATGCCTTAG
- a CDS encoding threonine aldolase (COG2008 Threonine aldolase) has product MQQEVIDLRSDTITKPTPAMLQAMMAAEVGDDVWGEDPTVKALEETTAQKFGMEAGLFCPSGTMTNQIAIKVLTQPGQEVICAANAHIYLYEGGGIAFNSGCSVRLLPGDRGRLDPAEVAANINPDDIHFPATGMVALENTMNKGGGSIYPLDQIAAIYQICRAQNIPLHLDGARVFNALVETGEDPREYGRYFSTISVCLSKGLGAPVGSVLLGSREHIKKALRIRKAMGGGMRQAGYLAAAGLYALEHHVERLKKDHQRARQIGNTLAQLAWVERVAPVDTNIVLFDLKGCTVPQVLEKLLSEGVKAAAFGPASIRMVTHLQFTDEKLERLLKILEGIRF; this is encoded by the coding sequence ATGCAACAAGAAGTAATAGACCTTAGAAGCGATACAATTACCAAGCCAACGCCTGCCATGCTGCAGGCCATGATGGCTGCCGAGGTAGGAGACGATGTGTGGGGCGAAGATCCGACCGTAAAGGCTCTGGAAGAAACAACCGCACAAAAGTTTGGGATGGAGGCAGGCTTGTTCTGCCCTTCAGGCACCATGACGAACCAGATTGCCATCAAGGTGCTTACGCAGCCCGGCCAGGAGGTAATATGTGCCGCAAATGCACATATTTACCTGTATGAGGGCGGGGGTATTGCTTTTAACTCCGGATGTTCGGTTCGGTTGCTGCCCGGCGACAGAGGGCGGCTTGATCCGGCGGAGGTTGCTGCAAATATTAATCCCGATGATATTCATTTTCCGGCAACCGGTATGGTAGCGCTGGAAAATACCATGAATAAGGGAGGCGGTAGCATATATCCCCTGGACCAGATTGCTGCCATCTACCAGATATGTAGGGCACAGAATATTCCGCTGCACCTGGATGGGGCGCGTGTGTTCAATGCCCTTGTGGAGACAGGTGAGGACCCCCGTGAATATGGCCGTTATTTTTCAACCATCTCTGTTTGTCTGAGCAAAGGTCTTGGCGCCCCGGTGGGATCTGTCTTGCTTGGCAGCAGGGAGCACATTAAAAAGGCGCTGCGCATCAGAAAGGCCATGGGAGGCGGCATGCGGCAGGCTGGTTACCTGGCGGCGGCAGGTTTGTACGCACTGGAGCATCATGTGGAGCGGCTAAAGAAAGACCATCAGCGGGCACGCCAGATCGGCAATACATTAGCACAATTAGCCTGGGTAGAGCGGGTAGCACCGGTAGATACCAACATCGTGCTTTTTGACCTGAAAGGGTGTACAGTCCCGCAGGTGCTGGAAAAGTTACTGTCGGAAGGTGTAAAGGCAGCTGCTTTTGGTCCTGCAAGCATACGCATGGTAACACATCTGCAGTTTACAGACGAAAAACTGGAGCGACTTCTGAAGATTCTGGAAGGTATCAGATTTTAA
- a CDS encoding nicotinate (nicotinamide) nucleotide adenylyltransferase (COG1057 Nicotinic acid mononucleotide adenylyltransferase) — MKIGLFFGSFNPIHVGHLMIANAMVEDTDLQRVWFVVSPHNPFKSSKTLLHEFDRLDMVRLAIEDNDALEANDIEFRMPRPSYTVDTLAWLSDKYPQHEFKLIIGEDNLASFPKWKNSSVILEQYGLYVYPRPGAGPSDLRTHANVRVVEAPLVDISATYIRRRLQEHKNIRYLVPRKVEEHIRTRRFFI; from the coding sequence ATGAAAATCGGGCTGTTTTTCGGCTCGTTCAATCCTATACATGTTGGCCATTTAATGATTGCCAACGCCATGGTGGAAGATACCGATCTGCAGCGGGTGTGGTTTGTAGTATCGCCGCACAACCCTTTTAAAAGCTCCAAAACACTGCTGCACGAGTTCGACAGGCTTGATATGGTGCGGCTGGCTATAGAAGATAATGATGCCCTGGAAGCTAACGATATTGAATTCAGGATGCCGCGGCCCAGCTATACGGTAGACACGCTGGCCTGGTTAAGCGATAAATACCCACAGCACGAGTTTAAACTGATCATTGGAGAAGATAACCTGGCGAGCTTTCCTAAATGGAAAAACAGTAGTGTTATTCTGGAACAGTACGGTTTATACGTATACCCCAGGCCCGGTGCCGGGCCATCAGACTTACGCACTCATGCCAATGTACGTGTGGTGGAGGCCCCTCTGGTAGACATTTCCGCAACCTACATCCGCCGGCGGCTGCAGGAGCATAAAAACATCCGCTACCTGGTGCCCCGTAAGGTAGAGGAGCATATCAGAACAAGAAGATTTTTCATTTAA